The Haematobia irritans isolate KBUSLIRL chromosome 1, ASM5000362v1, whole genome shotgun sequence DNA segment GGTAACCATAATGCGCATCAATCGCTGTATATCAGCCTTGTCCCAGTCTTTGAACATGCCATGGTATCGTGTTTTGTTATGATTGAAatcaataattttcttaatatttgatCCTTTAAGGACATCggctgaaaaaatcaaagtcATACTTATTTTGGTACAAGAGATCTAGGAGTCTAAGTAAACAATTATAGATGCGAACTCGAATAATCGACTTTTCATGATCGGCTCTAAACAACTTATCGCCTTGGAAagcttttttttaattcttctttACATTTTAAAACTACACATTTTAtaagttgttgttgtttagcAGACTTTAATTACAATTCTGAGTTggctttgacattttttttcaaatccttCTACTTACCAatgtgcaataacgtaaaccgaGCCCGACCACTACATATTTCTTTGACACAATGGGCAACCTTTCGACAGTGCTCCAATGGattaattaactaaaaaaataattattaaataattcgAGCTCTTATAGGGCATATGTTATTAAGATTTCAATATACcgtatattgttgttgttttaggcAATTATCACAGGCCGTTGTGCGATTCTTTAAACATTCCTCTCTGGTGAAATGTTCACCAAAGTAATCCAATTGTTGAGCACGACGACAATCGGCAACATTTTCACAATAACCAACAATTCGGTTTAAATTCTCAATGTGAATATTTTTCACATTCGCAGCAATCGATTTGTCCACtaataataaattcaaaaatatatattttcctatttctaacaaaaaaaaaaaaaaaaacatttaaacttACTATCCATCATTTTACGATACCGCATCATATCACTGTAATTGTAATACAAAATACAATGGGCTGTGTCACCATCACGTCCTGCTCTACCTGCTTCCTGATAGTAgccctctattgattttggcaaaGAATAATGTAATACAAAACGTACATCGGGCTTATCAATACCCATGCCAAAGGCTATGGTGGCACAAATAACCCGATATTTATTGGTAATCCAGTCTTTTTGTCGTGACTCTCGAACACTATCCGAGAGACCAGCATGATAGGAGCACGATTTTATTCCCGATTTACACATACGTTGGGCTACATCATCACACTCTTTGCGCGATAGACAATATATAATACCACTATCTGTGGCTGGACGTGAAAGTATAAAGTTTTTGATATCCTCCACAGTTGTAGAGCCTTTTTTGGGCAGAACTGTATATTTGAGATTACTGCGATTGAAACTGGACAAAAACCATTTGGGATTTTGAagatttaattgttttaatatatCCATTCTTACTCGTGGTGTGGCAGTAGCAGTTAAAGCCATTGTAGGAACTTTGGGAAAACGTTTTCTAAGAATACCTAAACGTTTATAGTCTGGCCGAAAATCATGTCCCCATTGTGATACACAATGGGCTTCATCAATGACAAAACGTGCTATACAATTATTGGCATATAGGGTATCTAGAAGATCTTGAAATTTCGCTGAGCTGGATATTTTTTCTGGtgttacatataaaatttttatacgaggTGGTGTTGTTTCCAAATCACAATAAATAGCCCTCTGTTCTTGCAACGATTGATCACcggaaaaattttttgcatatatcttgaaaaaggtttgaaaattaaaataaaaataaaatcactttTACTACTACTATACATACATCTAATGAAGCCATTTTATTCACTTGATCTGATATCAAAGATTTTAATGGACTTATAACAATGGTCACACCCTCTGTTAATATAGCTGGTAATTGATAACACAATGATTTGCCGCCACCTGTGGGCATCAACACAAAACAATCGTGACCCGTCAGAGCAGCATTGATTACCTGCAATTGATTGGTACGAAAACTCTTTAGGCCGAAATTAACACGTAAAGCTTCCATTAGACGTTTAGAATGTGGATAATTGGATCCATCAAATTCTCCGGTAATACCATCATTTTGAACATTAGAATGAAAATTGCCAGCAATTTTTTGGGCTGAGGCCGTTAAGTTTGTTGTACGTTTGTCTAATGCACTCGTCCTGGAGGTTGGTGTTTTAAGCATATCATTTATATAAGAGGCCCGACTTGTGCTTGGTGTATCATAATCATCGATAATAATGGTCGAATTATTAGTTCGTGATGTATTGAGGGCGGCAGCAGCTTGCGAGTGTTTAATTTCAAATAAGTCTGGATCGTAGACCTGGTATAGTAGAAATAACGAATTAAGTCATGAAGTGGTTATTTAGTTATATAAagatgaaaaacattttcagtTTCCGTGTCGGAAACCAATGTTTTCCATGGCTACCTTTTTTGAATGCATGAAATTCAATAGGCAAAATGTTACGCCATCAATGCCAGGGAATCTTTTCAAGGTTTGTTaaggttttaaaaaaatataataggtactatatatatattttttttgcaattataattttggtaaaaaagaaaaacgaacgAACGAAACATATCACAAGTCAGGAATAATAGCAAAAAAGTTTGTTGCTCCATCAGTTTTTTGAGGTTGAAAAAAGAAAAGCTGTCTCGTTTGCCAAATTACCACAGCattttcgacttaaaaatgtgtattatagcaacttaaattatttgatttaagggttttcatttttacctatttttagttgaaaaagtactaattaatttttttacattttaatatAACTTCGTATAAGTAGAATTTTAAgagaatcaaaaattaaaaatttaagataaattataaaaatctattttttgcaaaaaattaaaggTCGAAATAGAACAATCTAGATTTTTCAATGATAACAAAGGATCGAAAAACGATAAGTTAACTTTGAATAAGGCTTTGGGCTTCAAATTCAttcaaaatagtaaaaaaaaaaaaataaaattaatataaaaatcattTGTCAAATATTGTTCCAAAATTGTCAACTAATCGTTGGTAGATTTTTAATTcaagcaaaaacacaaaaagtaaTCTTTTTGTGAGCCTGATTAGAATCCTATCTTGTGATTTTAGCATCATTACCTCGAATCCATCTTCGTCCAATTCTACAGTGGGCATTTTATTGTTTGATTCAACGGGAAATGTTATACGCTGGGCTGAGGTAGTTTCCTTTACTATTTGCTTTCGATTATCAAAATCTCCATAAGCATATTCATTGAATGTTGACTTTCTTCCTTTCATTTCGGCATCTTGTTCTTTGATATCATTTAGCAAATCATCTAGTTCGCAATCATCTTCCATATCATTCTTTTTACTCGTAACTGAAGACTGATTTACAATACTGTCATCATGATCGTCCAAATATATTGTCTCCTGCAAATATTTTGCTTGAATATATTCCTCATCTACGTTTTCATCATCTTCGTCATCACACAAATCATGTATAAGTTCTTGTTGCATTCTCATTAATTCTCCTTTCGACGACATGGGctttgaattattttgtttttgtggtaCTAAATCGTCCTCATCATCTGGAAATTGATTACTATTGTTATTAGTCTCTAAGACTTTTCTTATTTGAGCATTTGAACTTTGTTGCTCAAGTCTTATTTGTCTCTCTTCCTCTTCCATatcatcaatatcaaaatctggcTCATAATCGTAGGTGATAGGAGGACGGTTATTTGGAGGTCTCGTTGTGGACGATTCGAACTTTGTGTTTGTTATGTTAGGCTTATTTTGTAGTTTATTACCTTTTTCCTCTCCTTCCACATCATCCATGTATGATGGACtattagaaaaaatgtttgatttgCTTTCTAGTTTAAagctatcaatttttttctcatctgCCTTAATTTGTCTCTCTTCCTCTTCCATTTCATCGATATTATAACCTGGTTCCTCTCCAAGCGACTTTGATAATAAGTCCTTTATATTAACACGTCGTGAAGTTTCCtctttcaatttttcatttgtGGCCATCATATTGCCACCAGAACCCTCAGCAGATGTTGCAGCTTTTTTATAGTCGGACGTGTTGAACTGTAATTTGTCCAAAGAGCTTTGCAAACGTTTTGTTTTAGCTTTGAATTTTTGTCGCATgcatttaagttttaaaaatgtccCAGTTTCAAATCCTGATATATTATTGAAGTAATAGGCTGGAATTTGATCAACAATGTTGCAATATTTCTCCATTAACTCCAGAtaattgtttttgaaaaatgccAAACTTGATTTAAGAACATAGATATTGTCCTGAAAAGAAgtaattattttaaatcaaaCCTTTCCACATTATATAAAACGTACCTCATTATTGTTGGTTCTGAAGTGATGACTTTCAGTTAAATCGCACAAATATTCGTTAAGTCCGTGTTCAAATACCACACTGACATCAAATCCTTTAGGTTTCTTATCATCTGATTTTGAAGGAAGGTTATCAGGCTGATCCATCTTTTCATTACTAATGTTGGATGCAATTGATTGTTGGGAATTGAACTTCTCCTCATTCAATGTTAATAAATCTTTTTGTTTCTCTTTAAACTTAACTGTTTGATTAACCATATCATCAATACTATCATTGGTATTATTCAAATCCTTTGATTTGGAATTTACTGTCACCTTTGACCGAAGAGGAGACCTGCTCTCTTTTATTGATTTTACGATCTTATCTTCACTTTCATcattcaattttaataaatctTTTTGTTTCACTTTAAATTCTATTGTTTGATTAAGCATATCATCAATACTATCATTGGTATTATTTAATTCTTTTAGTGGCGTATAATTTCGTAAATTGATTGTGGAATTTTGTGTTACTTTTGAGCCAAGAGGGGACCTGCTCTCTTTTATTGATTTAATAATCTTATCTTCACCACTATTCAAAACGAGTTTTGGAGTGACATCTTTATTCGTAGTGGGTGAAgaatttgaaggatttttaaCTGGGGTTAATGAGTATTTACTGCGTTCCTTAGTTACTTTATCTACACGTTCGTTAAGATCCTTCATggcattttgatattttatttctatatcatctaaatttatttttaatggggATGGACTCTTCACTCTGTGGGATGTTGAAGCACTCATTTGTTCCGTTTTTTTGTtagtaacattttttacttttgctGGATGATCTAAATATTTATCAATGAGAACATTTGTTTTCTCACGATTGATGCTGGGTTCACTACCTTTGATTGGAGCTAAAGGTGATTTGGAGTCATCATCAAATAGATATTTCTTAATGAGAACATTTGTTTTCTGTCGATTGCTACTgggttcaatttctttaggtttaacATCAGTATCATCTTCATCTTCTGTTTCCGAATCAATAT contains these protein-coding regions:
- the Blm gene encoding Bloom syndrome helicase isoform X2, with amino-acid sequence MSRKLSSQKMPASKSKQMSLSSFLGCSQQKAKTSNDEKLKPKKQINPIYIDSETEDEDDTDVKPKEIEPSSNRQKTNVLIKKYLFDDDSKSPLAPIKDHPAKVKNVTNKKTEQMSASTSHRVKSPSPLKINLDDIEIKYQNAMKDLNERVDKVTKERSKYSLTPVKNPSNSSPTTNKDVTPKLVLNSGEDKIIKSIKESRSPLGSKVTQNSTINLRNYTPLKELNNTNDSIDDMLNQTIEFKVKQKDLLKLNDESEDKIVKSIKESRSPLRSKVTVNSKSKDLNNTNDSIDDMVNQTVKFKEKQKDLLTLNEEKFNSQQSIASNISNEKMDQPDNLPSKSDDKKPKGFDVSVVFEHGLNEYLCDLTESHHFRTNNNEDNIYVLKSSLAFFKNNYLELMEKYCNIVDQIPAYYFNNISGFETGTFLKLKCMRQKFKAKTKRLQSSLDKLQFNTSDYKKAATSAEGSGGNMMATNEKLKEETSRRVNIKDLLSKSLGEEPGYNIDEMEEEERQIKADEKKIDSFKLESKSNIFSNSPSYMDDVEGEEKGNKLQNKPNITNTKFESSTTRPPNNRPPITYDYEPDFDIDDMEEEERQIRLEQQSSNAQIRKVLETNNNSNQFPDDEDDLVPQKQNNSKPMSSKGELMRMQQELIHDLCDDEDDENVDEEYIQAKYLQETIYLDDHDDSIVNQSSVTSKKNDMEDDCELDDLLNDIKEQDAEMKGRKSTFNEYAYGDFDNRKQIVKETTSAQRITFPVESNNKMPTVELDEDGFEVYDPDLFEIKHSQAAAALNTSRTNNSTIIIDDYDTPSTSRASYINDMLKTPTSRTSALDKRTTNLTASAQKIAGNFHSNVQNDGITGEFDGSNYPHSKRLMEALRVNFGLKSFRTNQLQVINAALTGHDCFVLMPTGGGKSLCYQLPAILTEGVTIVISPLKSLISDQVNKMASLDIYAKNFSGDQSLQEQRAIYCDLETTPPRIKILYVTPEKISSSAKFQDLLDTLYANNCIARFVIDEAHCVSQWGHDFRPDYKRLGILRKRFPKVPTMALTATATPRVRMDILKQLNLQNPKWFLSSFNRSNLKYTVLPKKGSTTVEDIKNFILSRPATDSGIIYCLSRKECDDVAQRMCKSGIKSCSYHAGLSDSVRESRQKDWITNKYRVICATIAFGMGIDKPDVRFVLHYSLPKSIEGYYQEAGRAGRDGDTAHCILYYNYSDMMRYRKMMDMDKSIAANVKNIHIENLNRIVGYCENVADCRRAQQLDYFGEHFTREECLKNRTTACDNCLKQQQYTLINPLEHCRKVAHCVKEICSGRARFTLLHIADVLKGSNIKKIIDFNHNKTRYHGMFKDWDKADIQRLMRIMVTKEYLREDLIFANDIPQAYVYLGPKVEKLMKETPTMEFAVTRKQGRGTKGAASTTEESSSTSNNASKGSEQLKDIYHRCYSDLLDLCRTIAAQRNVTMASIMNIQAIKAMAEQLPETEAEMCSIPHVTKANFDKYGAKLLEITRNYAAEKLCILMDLEDMQEKAQPSTSVVDDGGESDDFDDEGGDGDWSRAAASQGSSSGGGASYRGGKRKRTWRARGGSAKKSRKASGGSGWGGGSGTISPSKKYGSKKVFGSSPSRGKRSSGRGRGGSGGTRGGGGTWISKKTGSSGGFQLMPIPTSK
- the Blm gene encoding Bloom syndrome helicase isoform X1; protein product: MSRKLSSQKMPASKSKQMSLSSFLGCSQQKAKTSNDEKLKPKKQINPIYIDSETEDEDDTDVKPKEIEPSSNRQKTNVLIKKYLFDDDSKSPLAPIKGSEPSINREKTNVLIDKYLDHPAKVKNVTNKKTEQMSASTSHRVKSPSPLKINLDDIEIKYQNAMKDLNERVDKVTKERSKYSLTPVKNPSNSSPTTNKDVTPKLVLNSGEDKIIKSIKESRSPLGSKVTQNSTINLRNYTPLKELNNTNDSIDDMLNQTIEFKVKQKDLLKLNDESEDKIVKSIKESRSPLRSKVTVNSKSKDLNNTNDSIDDMVNQTVKFKEKQKDLLTLNEEKFNSQQSIASNISNEKMDQPDNLPSKSDDKKPKGFDVSVVFEHGLNEYLCDLTESHHFRTNNNEDNIYVLKSSLAFFKNNYLELMEKYCNIVDQIPAYYFNNISGFETGTFLKLKCMRQKFKAKTKRLQSSLDKLQFNTSDYKKAATSAEGSGGNMMATNEKLKEETSRRVNIKDLLSKSLGEEPGYNIDEMEEEERQIKADEKKIDSFKLESKSNIFSNSPSYMDDVEGEEKGNKLQNKPNITNTKFESSTTRPPNNRPPITYDYEPDFDIDDMEEEERQIRLEQQSSNAQIRKVLETNNNSNQFPDDEDDLVPQKQNNSKPMSSKGELMRMQQELIHDLCDDEDDENVDEEYIQAKYLQETIYLDDHDDSIVNQSSVTSKKNDMEDDCELDDLLNDIKEQDAEMKGRKSTFNEYAYGDFDNRKQIVKETTSAQRITFPVESNNKMPTVELDEDGFEVYDPDLFEIKHSQAAAALNTSRTNNSTIIIDDYDTPSTSRASYINDMLKTPTSRTSALDKRTTNLTASAQKIAGNFHSNVQNDGITGEFDGSNYPHSKRLMEALRVNFGLKSFRTNQLQVINAALTGHDCFVLMPTGGGKSLCYQLPAILTEGVTIVISPLKSLISDQVNKMASLDIYAKNFSGDQSLQEQRAIYCDLETTPPRIKILYVTPEKISSSAKFQDLLDTLYANNCIARFVIDEAHCVSQWGHDFRPDYKRLGILRKRFPKVPTMALTATATPRVRMDILKQLNLQNPKWFLSSFNRSNLKYTVLPKKGSTTVEDIKNFILSRPATDSGIIYCLSRKECDDVAQRMCKSGIKSCSYHAGLSDSVRESRQKDWITNKYRVICATIAFGMGIDKPDVRFVLHYSLPKSIEGYYQEAGRAGRDGDTAHCILYYNYSDMMRYRKMMDMDKSIAANVKNIHIENLNRIVGYCENVADCRRAQQLDYFGEHFTREECLKNRTTACDNCLKQQQYTLINPLEHCRKVAHCVKEICSGRARFTLLHIADVLKGSNIKKIIDFNHNKTRYHGMFKDWDKADIQRLMRIMVTKEYLREDLIFANDIPQAYVYLGPKVEKLMKETPTMEFAVTRKQGRGTKGAASTTEESSSTSNNASKGSEQLKDIYHRCYSDLLDLCRTIAAQRNVTMASIMNIQAIKAMAEQLPETEAEMCSIPHVTKANFDKYGAKLLEITRNYAAEKLCILMDLEDMQEKAQPSTSVVDDGGESDDFDDEGGDGDWSRAAASQGSSSGGGASYRGGKRKRTWRARGGSAKKSRKASGGSGWGGGSGTISPSKKYGSKKVFGSSPSRGKRSSGRGRGGSGGTRGGGGTWISKKTGSSGGFQLMPIPTSK